One genomic region from Armatimonadota bacterium encodes:
- a CDS encoding alcohol dehydrogenase catalytic domain-containing protein: protein MPVYGQELPKTMKAVVTYGPEDYRLEELPVPQAGPGEIIIKIDHAGVCASDTKCYFGAIHFWGDGKVEGYCKPPCIAGHEFAGTVVQLGEGAAEQHGLDIGDMVVSEQIVPCGKCRYCTTGRYWLCAVHDIYGFRRWMPGAWAEYMKLPANSRNYKLPKDMPRNHAAVVEPLACSIHAVKRAQIQLGDVVVIAGAGPLGLGMVGVARLLNPSLLISIDPRDYRLKVAKELGADLTMNPNKEDVVARVLDLTDGYGCDVYINATGYPESILPGLMMLRKLGTFVEYGVFLAPATIDWTIIGDKKNLNVLGAHLAPYTFPLAIDYINRGLVDVSPIVTHELPLEDFKKALHMVREAKESIKVLLKP, encoded by the coding sequence ATGCCAGTATATGGGCAAGAATTGCCTAAAACAATGAAGGCTGTTGTTACTTACGGCCCAGAGGACTATCGTCTAGAAGAGCTTCCGGTTCCTCAAGCAGGCCCTGGCGAAATAATCATAAAAATTGACCACGCTGGAGTTTGCGCAAGCGATACCAAATGTTACTTCGGCGCTATCCATTTCTGGGGCGATGGGAAGGTTGAAGGTTACTGTAAGCCTCCTTGCATTGCCGGTCATGAATTTGCCGGCACAGTAGTCCAACTAGGCGAAGGAGCGGCTGAACAACATGGGCTTGATATTGGAGATATGGTTGTTTCCGAGCAAATCGTCCCTTGCGGAAAGTGTCGCTATTGTACAACGGGTCGTTACTGGCTTTGCGCCGTGCATGACATCTACGGCTTTAGGAGATGGATGCCTGGCGCATGGGCAGAATACATGAAACTCCCAGCAAATTCACGCAACTACAAACTTCCCAAAGACATGCCTAGAAACCACGCAGCGGTTGTCGAACCGCTCGCGTGCTCTATTCATGCTGTCAAGCGAGCACAAATCCAACTTGGCGACGTAGTTGTCATTGCAGGCGCAGGTCCCCTTGGCTTAGGCATGGTTGGGGTTGCACGTCTACTAAATCCATCGCTTCTAATTTCAATTGACCCTAGGGATTACCGCCTCAAAGTAGCAAAAGAGCTTGGGGCTGATCTCACAATGAACCCCAATAAAGAGGATGTTGTCGCTCGTGTATTGGATCTCACTGACGGCTATGGATGCGATGTTTACATTAATGCAACAGGATATCCTGAATCTATTCTCCCCGGCTTGATGATGCTCAGAAAGCTTGGTACTTTTGTAGAGTATGGCGTTTTTCTAGCGCCTGCAACAATTGACTGGACGATTATAGGCGACAAGAAAAACCTAAACGTCCTCGGAGCTCACCTTGCTCCGTATACTTTTCCTCTTGCAATTGACTACATAAACCGCGGATTAGTTGACGTCTCACCAATAGTCACTCATGAGCTACCGTTGGAAGATTTTAAAAAGGCCCTGCATATGGTTCGAGAGGCAAAGGAATCTATCAAAGTTCTCCTGAAGCCGTAG
- a CDS encoding family 10 glycosylhydrolase → MLRGLIACLLIIVLFSTISFAQPDDFRSILVDAWYWGSGYAIISPEAIQETVNRIKSWNCNAILIQVRKRCDAYYSSSIEPLGTDPSPNPGFDPLADMVSKAHQAGLEVHTWVVPYRVWTLPTPPPHTMPEHIYYLHPEWFSQYANGDKLWDGRYTSLDPGLPEVENYLIQVFLDIVSRYDIDGFLLDYIRYYDIGWGYNPAAVGRFNSEYGRTGLPSSMDPLWQEWRRNQVSNLVKRTYLEIKAIKPHVKVGALVWRTAASGRAEVLQDWDKWMASHWLDYASPMNYTTDNQTFYTNALDSLSRSYGHHIYMGIDGEMNSISNSIWQIENARNAGFPGMHLYSYAHPNAGVPDQDGFKAALLAGPYPTPATVPAMPWLNNPTKGYLKGFIRNEAGNAVYPATAKILELGLSDKNSGTGFYGFSEITPGTYTICVEAPGYTAIQKTTTILAGQVACLDFTLQHETSPPTISNVRVENVHATHVQIKWDTNEPATSMVEYGISPNYENSSMEDMALVTSHTVQLSGLKPLTTYHFRVKSWDAARNMAYSSDYIFTTTANDEPYEIIIDNLDAGCSAYGDWWTGTIASQKYGANYFYTTTADPRRFAIFRPEILIPGLYDIYIWYTTGTNRSTQAKWRVYYDGGMEEFRVNEQINGGKWNLLVAGKPFARGNSGYVATYSDTGETSTMVIIADAVKFVPSAITIADAKNRPDGMPVVLAGKVVSAGFGDHFYICESKEEQVSGIRVNGASPAEGSYVNVSGTLDTMDGERVITPWSINSYPGPGTPNPLLMLTRCAGGARLNQYTPGVSGGIGTNNIGLLITIAGRVIRLADSFKVDDGSGTPLEVDCSNLTSFPDEGSFVLVTGISRTKQTEDKILPLIKPRRDSDIIKP, encoded by the coding sequence ATGCTCCGCGGGCTAATTGCGTGTCTTCTCATAATCGTTCTTTTTTCTACCATTTCGTTCGCCCAGCCCGATGATTTTCGTTCGATATTAGTAGACGCTTGGTACTGGGGCTCTGGATATGCAATCATAAGCCCAGAAGCAATCCAAGAAACCGTAAATCGCATCAAGTCGTGGAATTGCAATGCTATACTAATTCAGGTCCGAAAAAGATGCGATGCATATTACAGCTCTTCAATAGAACCATTAGGTACAGACCCCTCGCCAAACCCTGGATTCGACCCATTGGCTGATATGGTGAGCAAAGCTCATCAAGCCGGCTTAGAGGTTCACACGTGGGTTGTGCCATATCGGGTGTGGACCTTGCCTACCCCTCCACCCCACACCATGCCAGAGCATATCTACTACCTGCACCCCGAGTGGTTCAGCCAATATGCAAACGGCGACAAGCTTTGGGATGGCCGTTACACAAGCCTCGACCCAGGACTACCGGAAGTGGAGAACTACCTAATTCAGGTATTTTTAGACATAGTAAGCAGGTATGACATAGACGGTTTCCTATTGGACTACATTCGCTATTACGATATTGGATGGGGCTACAACCCAGCAGCGGTTGGGAGGTTCAATTCTGAATACGGGCGTACGGGGCTACCCTCAAGCATGGATCCCCTATGGCAAGAGTGGCGGCGCAATCAGGTATCTAACCTTGTCAAGCGCACATACCTTGAAATTAAAGCGATAAAGCCCCATGTTAAAGTAGGAGCTCTTGTCTGGCGCACAGCGGCTTCCGGACGCGCGGAAGTTCTCCAGGATTGGGACAAATGGATGGCAAGTCACTGGTTGGATTATGCATCCCCTATGAATTACACAACAGACAACCAAACGTTTTATACTAATGCCCTTGACAGTTTGAGCCGCAGTTACGGCCATCACATCTACATGGGCATAGACGGAGAAATGAATAGCATCTCAAACAGCATTTGGCAGATAGAGAATGCACGCAACGCAGGTTTTCCAGGAATGCATTTATATAGCTATGCTCACCCAAACGCTGGTGTACCTGACCAAGATGGTTTCAAAGCGGCCCTACTTGCAGGTCCCTACCCAACGCCAGCAACAGTGCCTGCCATGCCGTGGCTTAATAATCCAACTAAAGGCTACCTCAAGGGATTCATTCGCAACGAGGCAGGCAATGCTGTCTATCCGGCGACTGCAAAAATCCTGGAGCTCGGGCTGAGTGATAAGAACTCTGGCACAGGGTTCTATGGCTTTTCTGAAATCACGCCTGGAACATATACCATCTGCGTAGAAGCACCTGGATACACTGCCATCCAAAAAACAACCACAATATTGGCCGGTCAGGTCGCCTGCCTAGATTTCACTCTTCAACACGAGACAAGCCCCCCTACAATATCCAATGTCCGTGTCGAAAATGTCCATGCCACGCATGTACAAATCAAATGGGACACAAATGAGCCCGCTACTAGCATGGTGGAATACGGCATTAGCCCAAACTATGAAAATTCTTCTATGGAAGACATGGCGTTAGTAACGTCCCATACCGTTCAGCTTTCCGGCCTTAAGCCGCTCACTACATATCATTTTCGCGTGAAATCATGGGATGCGGCAAGAAACATGGCTTATTCCTCAGATTATATTTTCACCACTACCGCCAACGACGAACCATATGAAATAATTATCGATAACCTTGATGCTGGATGCTCTGCTTATGGAGATTGGTGGACAGGAACAATTGCAAGCCAAAAATATGGCGCCAATTACTTCTATACCACAACCGCCGACCCTCGAAGATTTGCTATTTTTAGGCCCGAGATTTTGATTCCCGGCTTGTATGATATCTATATTTGGTACACCACAGGAACAAATCGTAGTACACAAGCTAAATGGCGCGTTTATTACGACGGCGGAATGGAGGAATTCAGAGTTAATGAGCAGATTAACGGTGGAAAATGGAATCTTCTAGTTGCCGGCAAGCCATTTGCTAGGGGAAACTCCGGCTACGTTGCAACTTACAGCGACACTGGCGAAACTTCTACGATGGTAATCATAGCAGACGCTGTGAAGTTCGTGCCATCTGCTATTACAATAGCAGACGCAAAGAACCGCCCTGACGGCATGCCGGTTGTACTCGCTGGCAAAGTTGTAAGTGCTGGGTTTGGCGACCATTTCTACATATGCGAGAGCAAAGAGGAGCAGGTCTCAGGTATTCGCGTAAACGGCGCTTCGCCTGCAGAAGGAAGCTATGTGAACGTTTCGGGTACCTTGGATACGATGGATGGCGAGCGCGTAATTACGCCATGGAGCATAAACTCATATCCGGGCCCAGGAACACCAAACCCCTTGTTAATGCTGACCAGATGTGCAGGAGGTGCGAGATTGAACCAATACACCCCAGGCGTAAGTGGGGGCATTGGCACAAATAACATAGGCTTACTTATCACCATTGCAGGCCGAGTTATTCGATTGGCGGACAGTTTCAAAGTTGATGATGGTTCAGGCACTCCACTCGAAGTTGATTGCTCAAACCTAACAAGTTTCCCGGATGAGGGAAGCTTCGTCCTAGTTACTGGGATAAGCAGAACAAAACAAACTGAAGACAAAATACTTCCACTCATAAAGCCCAGGCGCGACTCAGATATTATTAAGCCGTAG
- a CDS encoding family 20 glycosylhydrolase — protein MIDGKDLYLAPMPKKISRSSGVFNIEGKRYIVLDAKNPQSLIPAAKMTGLDLEITASPRVPKQLIGAVIRLDDISLAKIVTHASKTAPEGYKLTISPKGIEITARTPAGAFYGACTLAQILRQSQSENSGSHNQKSKPRNVILRCLSISDWPDFPARGVMIDISRDKVPTMETLYHIVDLLSEWKINQLQLYTEHTFAYPAHPTVWEKASPVTGEEIMALDAYCRERFIELVPNQNSFGHMERWLKHAKYRPMAEAPRGCDTEWGHFDYPFSLCPSDKRTIPFIKGLYEELLPHFTSQMFNVGLDETIDLGCGRSKTLCQERGTGRVYLDFVLEIYRLVKEHGRTMQFWGDIILKYPELICELPKDIIALEWGYEADHPFAEHGAKFRDSGIPFYVCPGTSSWNALAGRTTNAIENIVNAATNGKRLEAIGLLNTDWGDNGHWQPLSVSYLGFLAGAMVSWNSTVDPKKTIVENLSIHAFGDRTGKMGRAFYDLGDIYRRFKKRTFNSTVPWQMLFRDMNDPKFAENLSLEEFAEMERRLKEIADTARGDDMHAVDAEIVREEFAQVIKMLQLAADVGRIRLGTPKPRNLASRVAELKRKQERVWLLRNRPGGLQDSLSKIKIG, from the coding sequence ATGATCGACGGAAAAGACCTGTATCTTGCACCTATGCCGAAAAAGATAAGCCGCAGCAGCGGCGTCTTTAATATAGAAGGAAAACGTTACATTGTCTTAGACGCCAAAAACCCGCAGTCGCTGATTCCTGCTGCGAAGATGACAGGACTTGACCTGGAGATCACGGCTAGCCCAAGAGTCCCAAAACAACTCATAGGAGCAGTTATTCGCTTAGACGACATATCACTGGCAAAGATAGTTACTCACGCAAGCAAAACCGCCCCCGAAGGATATAAGCTAACCATAAGCCCAAAAGGAATAGAAATTACAGCACGCACACCAGCAGGCGCATTCTACGGCGCTTGCACACTAGCTCAAATTCTTCGTCAATCTCAGAGTGAAAATTCCGGGTCTCATAATCAAAAATCAAAACCCAGAAATGTAATTCTTCGATGCCTTTCTATTTCAGACTGGCCCGACTTTCCCGCCCGCGGCGTAATGATCGACATAAGCCGTGACAAAGTGCCGACAATGGAAACCCTATATCATATTGTGGATTTGCTGTCTGAATGGAAGATTAACCAGCTGCAACTCTACACCGAGCATACATTCGCATATCCTGCGCATCCCACAGTCTGGGAAAAAGCAAGCCCAGTGACTGGCGAAGAAATCATGGCTCTTGACGCATACTGCCGCGAGCGATTCATTGAACTGGTGCCAAACCAAAATTCATTCGGACATATGGAGAGGTGGTTAAAACATGCAAAATATCGGCCAATGGCCGAAGCTCCACGGGGATGCGATACCGAATGGGGACATTTTGATTACCCGTTTAGCCTCTGTCCAAGTGATAAACGAACTATTCCATTCATTAAAGGACTCTATGAGGAACTCTTACCGCACTTTACTAGTCAAATGTTCAATGTCGGCTTAGACGAAACCATAGACCTTGGCTGTGGCAGAAGTAAAACCTTATGTCAGGAGCGTGGAACGGGGCGAGTATATCTAGACTTCGTCTTGGAAATATACCGGCTGGTCAAGGAACACGGCCGAACAATGCAGTTCTGGGGGGACATAATCCTTAAATACCCTGAACTTATCTGTGAACTACCGAAGGACATAATCGCACTTGAATGGGGCTATGAAGCCGACCATCCATTTGCGGAGCATGGAGCAAAATTCCGCGATTCAGGGATCCCATTTTATGTATGTCCCGGAACATCAAGCTGGAACGCTCTGGCGGGCCGCACAACAAATGCAATCGAAAATATTGTAAACGCGGCAACGAATGGCAAGAGATTAGAAGCGATTGGACTTCTAAACACAGATTGGGGCGACAACGGCCACTGGCAACCGCTTTCAGTGTCGTATCTTGGTTTTCTAGCGGGGGCGATGGTTTCATGGAACTCAACGGTTGACCCAAAGAAAACAATAGTAGAAAACCTTTCTATTCATGCCTTCGGAGACCGCACTGGGAAAATGGGACGGGCATTCTATGACCTTGGCGACATCTACCGCCGTTTCAAAAAGAGAACGTTCAACTCAACCGTACCTTGGCAGATGCTATTCAGAGATATGAACGATCCCAAATTCGCAGAGAATCTCTCGCTCGAAGAATTCGCAGAAATGGAGCGGCGACTAAAGGAAATAGCAGACACCGCAAGAGGAGATGATATGCATGCTGTAGATGCGGAGATTGTACGCGAAGAGTTTGCTCAGGTTATAAAGATGCTCCAACTAGCTGCCGATGTTGGAAGAATCAGGCTCGGTACACCAAAACCAAGAAACCTTGCCTCACGCGTGGCCGAGCTCAAAAGGAAACAAGAGCGAGTTTGGCTTCTTCGAAATCGGCCGGGAGGATTGCAAGATAGTTTATCTAAGATTAAAATAGGATAA
- a CDS encoding glutamine synthetase family protein encodes MDETRLALTPNKIARFLNKPPAEFTKQDLIAFIESNNIEMVNFRYVGGDGRLKTLNFVISSQEHLDQLLSVGERVDGSSLFSYIDSGSSDLYVVPKYKTAYVNPFAPIPTVDILCSYYTSEGEPLPIAPENIVRKAHESLKRATGLSLDALGELEYYVLFEKQPLYQTQPQRGYHESPPFTKWENLRVEAMQAIAQAGGKIKYGHSEVGNIHDEDLEMEQAEIEMTPAPIEDAADQLVIAKWILRMIGYKYGVTVTFAPKIMVGHAGSGLHVHMRLLDNGKNAMVQGNKLSDACRKAIAGCLKMARSLTAFGNTVPTSYLRLVPHQEAPTNICWGDRNRSVLIRVPLGWLNVKNMIRDANPQDESCETKCVDAQTIEFRAGDGSANIHHLLAGLAVAVRHGFEMKDALELANKLYIDVNIFAEEHKKIQEKLPQLPASCWESANCLIEDRAIYEKDGVFSPLVIDGIAKTLKSYDDKDLSERLYGKDEEIRKLVEKYLYC; translated from the coding sequence ATGGACGAAACACGTCTAGCGTTGACGCCCAACAAGATTGCTCGTTTTCTTAACAAACCCCCCGCAGAGTTTACAAAGCAAGACCTCATAGCCTTTATAGAATCCAACAACATCGAGATGGTAAATTTCCGTTATGTTGGCGGGGATGGGCGCCTCAAGACACTTAATTTCGTAATCAGTAGCCAAGAACACCTCGATCAATTGCTTTCAGTTGGAGAAAGGGTTGATGGCTCAAGTTTGTTTTCATATATCGATTCGGGGTCAAGCGATCTCTACGTGGTGCCCAAATATAAAACTGCCTATGTAAACCCATTCGCACCCATTCCAACCGTAGACATCCTCTGCTCCTACTATACAAGCGAAGGCGAACCTCTTCCTATTGCTCCAGAAAACATTGTCCGAAAGGCACACGAATCGCTTAAGCGCGCCACTGGACTAAGCCTCGATGCATTAGGTGAGCTGGAATATTACGTCCTTTTCGAAAAGCAACCCCTCTATCAAACCCAACCACAAAGAGGCTACCACGAATCACCTCCATTCACGAAATGGGAAAACCTGCGAGTTGAGGCAATGCAAGCAATAGCTCAGGCCGGCGGCAAAATCAAGTATGGGCACTCGGAGGTTGGCAACATCCATGATGAAGACTTAGAAATGGAACAAGCCGAGATTGAGATGACGCCAGCTCCCATCGAAGATGCAGCTGACCAACTCGTAATAGCTAAATGGATTCTCCGAATGATAGGCTACAAATATGGAGTAACAGTTACGTTTGCACCAAAAATCATGGTTGGCCATGCGGGCAGCGGACTCCACGTTCACATGCGATTATTAGATAATGGTAAGAATGCGATGGTCCAAGGTAACAAACTAAGCGATGCCTGCCGTAAAGCTATTGCTGGTTGCCTTAAGATGGCACGCTCACTAACAGCATTTGGCAATACTGTACCTACGTCCTATCTAAGGCTTGTCCCACACCAAGAAGCACCAACGAACATATGCTGGGGCGACCGAAACCGGTCGGTCTTAATCCGCGTACCTCTTGGATGGCTTAATGTAAAAAATATGATTAGGGACGCCAATCCGCAAGACGAATCTTGCGAAACCAAATGTGTTGATGCACAAACCATAGAGTTCAGAGCCGGCGATGGGTCGGCAAACATTCATCATTTGCTAGCTGGCTTAGCAGTAGCCGTGCGACATGGCTTTGAAATGAAAGACGCCTTGGAGCTTGCCAATAAACTTTACATAGATGTAAACATATTTGCGGAGGAACACAAAAAGATTCAAGAGAAGCTTCCCCAGCTTCCAGCTTCTTGCTGGGAATCAGCCAACTGCCTAATAGAAGATAGAGCCATCTACGAAAAAGATGGCGTCTTCTCGCCATTAGTGATCGATGGTATTGCTAAGACCCTCAAATCCTATGACGATAAGGATCTAAGCGAGCGTCTCTATGGCAAAGACGAAGAAATTAGGAAACTCGTAGAAAAATACCTGTATTGCTGA
- a CDS encoding ABC transporter permease has product MTNGLESATQASRWVTLKQLTGFFNFIGEATIIGLSSIRRIIAGDINISDTINQMALIGFNSLPIVIVTTAFSGAVLALYTSQLMVQWGVGSLVGGGVSISVVRELAPVLTAIVVAARAGSAIAAEIGTMKVTEQVDALRSLGTSPIQYLAVPRFLALVLMLPVLTMLGDIVGSFGGYVVAMANGVSSASYLNSARTWLTIEDITKGLLKTVFFGAFIAIVGVQQGLSTTGGAAGVGRSTMNAVVISMILIYISNYFLAAILFGGRTPGF; this is encoded by the coding sequence GTGACCAACGGGCTTGAATCAGCCACACAAGCTTCACGGTGGGTGACCCTGAAACAGCTCACCGGCTTCTTCAACTTTATTGGCGAGGCAACCATAATTGGCCTTTCTTCTATTCGCCGCATTATTGCGGGAGACATCAACATCAGCGATACAATCAATCAGATGGCTCTAATTGGTTTCAATTCCCTTCCTATTGTTATAGTAACTACTGCTTTTTCAGGCGCCGTTCTCGCACTATACACTTCGCAATTGATGGTTCAGTGGGGCGTTGGGAGTCTAGTTGGCGGCGGAGTTTCAATTTCTGTCGTACGCGAACTTGCCCCTGTTCTAACCGCAATCGTGGTTGCCGCCCGTGCAGGGTCAGCCATTGCCGCCGAAATTGGCACTATGAAAGTCACTGAGCAAGTGGATGCACTACGTTCATTAGGAACAAGCCCAATCCAATACTTGGCTGTACCTAGATTCCTTGCACTGGTGCTCATGCTACCGGTACTCACCATGCTAGGTGATATTGTTGGAAGCTTCGGTGGCTATGTCGTAGCAATGGCAAATGGGGTTTCATCAGCATCGTATCTGAACTCGGCACGGACATGGCTTACCATTGAAGATATTACCAAGGGGCTCTTAAAAACAGTCTTTTTTGGTGCTTTTATTGCCATTGTGGGCGTCCAACAAGGATTGTCAACAACCGGCGGAGCAGCCGGCGTTGGCCGTAGCACTATGAATGCAGTTGTCATTTCGATGATACTTATCTACATTTCGAATTATTTTTTGGCAGCTATCCTTTTCGGTGGCCGAACACCAGGATTCTGA
- a CDS encoding ABC transporter ATP-binding protein, with translation MITARQVNYKIGNKNILRDVNFHIPQGDTVSIMGVSGSGKTTLLKILAGLIRPSSGQVFINGTDITNLSEDELNRIRHKIGVVFQYGALFDSLTVFENVAFALIRHTGLTRKEIENIVEEKLALVGLPGTQNLMPAQLSGGMQKRVSLARAIAMNPEILFYDEPTSGLDPIMANVINNLITEMRNRLGVTSVVVSHDIDSIFRISNRVAMIHDHTIIAYGTVDEIRQSDDPRVRQFIEGKAEGPIQPGISE, from the coding sequence GTGATAACCGCGCGGCAGGTTAACTACAAGATCGGGAACAAAAATATCCTACGGGATGTGAATTTTCACATCCCCCAGGGAGACACGGTTTCTATCATGGGTGTGTCGGGTTCTGGCAAAACAACTTTGCTAAAAATTTTGGCAGGATTGATTCGGCCGTCATCGGGCCAAGTATTCATTAACGGTACAGACATCACGAACCTTTCCGAAGATGAGCTAAACCGTATCCGGCATAAAATAGGCGTAGTATTTCAATATGGAGCGCTATTTGACTCGCTGACCGTTTTCGAAAACGTCGCATTCGCGCTTATAAGGCATACTGGTCTAACCCGCAAAGAAATAGAAAATATAGTAGAAGAAAAATTAGCTCTTGTTGGCTTGCCAGGGACTCAAAACCTAATGCCCGCCCAATTGAGCGGCGGCATGCAAAAAAGAGTCAGCCTTGCACGAGCCATAGCTATGAACCCAGAAATTCTCTTTTATGACGAACCAACAAGCGGTTTAGACCCGATAATGGCTAATGTCATAAATAATCTTATTACTGAAATGCGAAACCGCTTAGGGGTAACTTCTGTGGTTGTCTCGCATGACATTGACAGCATATTTCGAATATCCAATCGTGTGGCTATGATTCATGACCATACAATTATCGCATATGGTACCGTCGATGAAATTCGACAATCAGACGACCCTAGAGTAAGGCAATTCATTGAAGGTAAAGCCGAGGGCCCTATTCAACCTGGCATAAGCGAATAA
- a CDS encoding MlaD family protein, with translation MTYSPALKVGILVFLAVLAFVLVFWFLEYYQLHREMYYISVVFTNSLGIMEGDPVRMAGVPIGSVRSLSLTKDTKASVLLGINRKYRIPKRSQFIIRVGLLIGERYIEIVPNRKAKYYLAQTLSPPYPTIIGEVPPRIEDLLPDAQALLSNLSETSQSLKALLGDKTLQSNIKETVANINKSAQKLEATMATLQNTVVRNQDDIDAITKNISDATENVKEITAELNNLAKSNELKGDITATVHAARETVESLDRTVASLEELVTAPEFQEDIRKTVSGARQAVEEARQVIDKVGRIFGGASRLKSKISTQALNLDMLYNPKGDHFRAELTATIPTGTEKFLELGMYDAGAGSKLILQPGQELNPQTRLRYGLYASRLGLGLDHAFSSKAFGKLDLFDPYEPKLNIRAGYRVTSDWAVLLGIDNLFGENQTVLGVKLNK, from the coding sequence ATGACGTATAGTCCAGCCTTAAAAGTAGGAATTTTGGTTTTTCTCGCAGTTCTGGCTTTCGTCCTAGTTTTTTGGTTTCTCGAATACTATCAACTTCACCGAGAAATGTACTACATAAGTGTTGTATTCACAAATTCCCTTGGTATAATGGAAGGCGACCCAGTGCGGATGGCAGGCGTTCCCATCGGCAGTGTTCGTAGCTTGAGCCTCACCAAGGATACGAAAGCTAGCGTGCTCCTTGGCATAAATCGAAAGTATCGCATTCCTAAAAGATCGCAGTTCATTATTCGGGTTGGCCTGCTTATCGGCGAAAGGTACATTGAGATCGTACCAAATCGGAAAGCAAAATACTATTTAGCTCAGACGCTGTCGCCCCCATACCCCACAATTATCGGTGAAGTTCCACCAAGAATCGAAGATCTACTTCCCGACGCCCAGGCTCTTTTAAGCAATCTATCTGAAACCTCCCAAAGCTTGAAAGCATTGCTCGGTGACAAAACGCTCCAATCAAACATCAAGGAAACAGTAGCGAACATTAACAAGTCTGCCCAGAAGCTTGAAGCAACAATGGCTACTCTTCAAAACACTGTTGTAAGAAATCAAGACGACATAGATGCCATAACAAAAAACATCAGCGACGCAACAGAGAACGTCAAGGAGATAACAGCAGAGCTAAACAACCTTGCCAAGAGTAACGAACTTAAAGGAGACATAACAGCAACCGTTCACGCTGCAAGGGAGACCGTAGAGAGCCTAGATCGCACCGTTGCAAGCCTGGAAGAACTAGTGACCGCGCCTGAATTCCAAGAAGACATTAGGAAAACAGTTTCTGGAGCTCGCCAAGCAGTTGAAGAAGCAAGACAAGTCATCGACAAAGTAGGCAGGATATTTGGCGGCGCCTCGAGATTAAAAAGCAAGATTTCAACACAAGCCTTAAATTTAGATATGCTATATAATCCCAAGGGTGACCATTTCCGTGCCGAGCTAACCGCCACAATACCCACAGGGACAGAAAAGTTCCTAGAGCTTGGCATGTACGACGCAGGTGCAGGTAGTAAGCTTATCCTTCAACCTGGACAGGAACTGAATCCACAAACAAGATTAAGATATGGATTATATGCGTCACGCCTGGGCTTGGGTTTAGACCATGCTTTTTCATCCAAGGCTTTTGGGAAACTTGATTTGTTTGATCCATATGAACCCAAGTTAAATATTCGAGCAGGCTACAGAGTAACTAGCGATTGGGCAGTCTTGTTAGGAATAGACAACCTTTTTGGTGAAAACCAAACAGTTTTGGGAGTGAAATTAAACAAGTAG
- the rplI gene encoding 50S ribosomal protein L9, which translates to MKVILTREVKSLGKPNDIVNVAEGYARNYLFPRKLAVPADKAHLAELEKRKKVEEIRSEKLREEAKDIAQRLSEIQITVTGKVGSGTKLYGSITHADIADALEKQTGIKIDKRKIELEEPIKSLGTYDVPIRLHKDAVAHVKVEVIGEQQQ; encoded by the coding sequence ATGAAAGTAATTCTTACTCGGGAGGTAAAGAGTCTCGGGAAGCCGAACGACATAGTCAACGTAGCAGAGGGTTACGCGCGCAACTATCTTTTCCCCAGAAAGCTGGCCGTCCCTGCTGATAAAGCACATCTTGCTGAGCTTGAAAAACGCAAGAAAGTCGAGGAAATAAGAAGCGAGAAGCTTCGCGAAGAAGCAAAAGACATAGCACAACGGCTAAGTGAAATCCAGATAACTGTGACAGGAAAAGTTGGCAGCGGAACGAAGCTATATGGCTCAATTACCCATGCAGATATCGCCGACGCACTTGAGAAACAAACTGGAATTAAGATTGATAAACGCAAGATAGAGCTTGAAGAACCAATCAAGTCTCTGGGCACATATGACGTCCCTATACGCCTTCATAAGGATGCTGTTGCCCATGTAAAGGTGGAAGTCATAGGCGAACAGCAGCAATAA